The following nucleotide sequence is from Juglans microcarpa x Juglans regia isolate MS1-56 chromosome 6D, Jm3101_v1.0, whole genome shotgun sequence.
acttccaaataaaatacaaaacaatttaaccttttcaaatataaaaacaaacataatattcaaaaattagattctaataatatttttaactttataatatttttattcatctttttctctttcttttcccaaaaccccataaaccATTTTAACTCAACAaattctaactcatctcatcttaactcaaatatctcactactattaataaatcatctcaactcactatcaaaaCTAGGTCTAAGCTCTACTAAAATCTTAGATATTAATTAGTTagaataaagttatatatacaGTCTTATGGTGCGTAAGTTTCGCATACACTTTAAAAATAGTATGATccattgttaaaaaataagttttttcatgtttatcctacttttttaaaaaaataaaaaataaaagagatttgtATACCTCCAAATTAATCATTACTTCCTCATTTACCTAACACGAATCCTCTCTTGTAAGAAAGTTCTATCAAACTATAATAGCTCAACATTCTCTCAcctaatcatatatattttatatatttcattcaaaGAAACCATGCGTGTGCATCACGCCGATCCGCATCTATATAAAAGTATACCTCAACAAAGTTGTAAGAGTTGGCATGCATGATAATGACCAATTTAAAAGCCGTTTCTGGGCATTAGAAGGTTAATTGGTGGGTACACATATGATTTGTCAACGCCTcagtttgattaaaaaaaaaagaagaaacagtCTATTTTTTGAGGGTTTCGCAAGTTACATCTCACGTGATAAGGGATAGTAAACTTGATTGATCGATACGGTACTTTgccaatattaaattttgttctGGGATGCATGGGAGGACAGCTTTTTTGAGCATGTCTCGACAAATTTGGCGAACACCACGGCACTGATCCAGTGGAGACCTGAGTAAGAGTGGATGTAAGTTGTAATAacgtaattaaaataaataaaaagttgtaataaagtaattaaaagATGGGCTTTTTAGAGTAAATGAGGCAGATCTAGACTGTTAGCTCAGAAGTAGAATTAAGGAGCGTGGACAATGATTTGGTATAGGAAAGTTAGCTTAATATTCTTTGAACTATTGTCCGATCAATGCAATTCCATAAAAAGACGTACAAGTTAAGCCAACTTACTCGGTTTTGGCTTCTCTATATCTCTGCTCCGGAATGTACTGAAGATTAATGGGTGAAAATGGAGTTGCCTTTCTTGTATTTGTAAAGCTTTCAGCTTATCTTCATGGCTGTTCAGTCTGGAGTTTGAACGTGGAGGATCTTCCTTAAAGTCTCTGAGGTTCTTGTCTTGGCTGGTCAGTGTATCTATAGATTATCATAGGTTCTTGTTTTGACAGATCTTTTCGAACTTCTTCTAGGCTTATGTTTGCTGATAAAAACCTTCAATCTGCCTGCATCTGAAAATTTGTATTCCCTCTCTTTGATGCATAAAAGTTTGAACAGCTTTTGTAGCAATGGAAGGGCTGTCTTAAGATTGTATGGAATAGTTTTGTTTAGTTGAACTTCTTTCATGAGCATATATCAGTTGATTATAGTAGTCTAAACTTCTGGTTTATCTTCAAAGCTTCATTAAAAGAGACCGGGAACTTAAACATCTTTTGGTGGTGTtgctgttttttgttttttgatgaaactttttttttcccctttataaTTTCGTATCTGACTGCAGCTCTTCCAAGGCACAGAGATAAGGAGTGGTGATGGATCTCTGGATTGCATTCTGCGGGAATTGTTCGGGGGAAGACAATAATACATGCAATTACGATATTCTATCCATGCTCCTGCCCTATACATGCATCAACCAGTTTTTGGTCGTTTCTGTTGATCTCCTTCTCCTGCTCAGCTTCTTGTATGTCATCATTTCTAGATCATTCTCAAGGAACAAAATAGCACCCTCAAATTCTAAACACTTTTCTCCAATACTGATATGCTCAGCCGTTTATAATGGTGGTCTGGGTTTGGCTTACCTGGGCTTGGGGATCTGGACAATTGTTGACAAGCTGAATGCAAAGAAAGCCATTTTACCTTTGCATGGATGGCTAGAACTGCTATTCCAAGGATTCACATGGATGCTGATTAATTGTATTGTGATTACTGAGAAGCCACGCCTTCCACATATCACAACAGTGAAGCTTTGTTCTATTGCCACCTTCTTGTTTGCAGGATTCCTCTGCTTTTCATCTTTTTGGATCGCTATTGTGGACAAAACGGCATCTATTAAGGTGGTTTTGGATATTCTATCATTTCCTGGAGCAACCCTTTTGCTCTTGTGCTCATTTCAGGAATCCAAGTATGTGGAAACTGATCCAGACATCTGTCACGATGCGTTGTACAAACCTTTGCAAGGTGAAGAAGCCATCGCCACGACTGAAAATTCTTCAAATGATAACGTCACTCCTTTTGCCAAAGCTAGATTTCTAAGTAAAATGTCATTTTGGTGGTTGAATCGCTTAATGAAGCAGGGcaaaaataaaatccttaaGGAGATTGACATTCCAAAGTTACGGCAGGAAGATCGAGCACAAACATTATACTTAATGTTGGAAGAACAACCGAGCAAGCAAAAACATGAGGGAAAAAATTATTCTCGTTCCATGGTATCAGAAATTTTTTTCTGCCAGAGAAAAGCTATTTTAATCTCTGGTTTATATGCATTGATCAAGGTCCTTACGGTTTCCAGTGGTCCTCTGTTCCTCAAAGCCTTCATTGACGTTGCTGAAGGAAAAACAGACTTTAAATACGAGGGGTATGTTCTGGCCGGAGTGCTCTTCATAGCTAAGTGTTTGGAGTCATTATCGGAAAGGCAGTGGTTCTTTCAAACTAGGGTGATTGGGCTTCAAGTAAGATCTTTCCTATCTGCAGCTATATATCAGAAGCAACTAAGACTCTCAAATGCTGCTAAGGTGGCTCATTCTCCTGGTGAGATAATGAACTATGTCACAGTAGATGCCTATAGAATAGGGGAATTCCCTTACTGGTTTCATCAAATATGGTCAACAAGCCTCCAACTGTGTCTTGCATTAGTTATTGTGTATTATTCTGTTGGGCTGGCAACTGTTGCAGCTCTAGTTGTAGTCATTTTGACTGTGCTTGCAACTTCCCCAGTAGCCAAATTGCAGCATAAATATCAGACAAAGCTCATGGTGGCACAAGATAAGAGATTGAAGTCCATTACAGAGGCTCTTGCAAATATGAAGGTCTTGAAGTTGTATGCTTGGGAGAAGCATTTTAACGATGTCATACAAGGGTTAAGGAAAGAAGAATTAGAGTGGATATTCGCAGTTCTATTACAGAAAGGGTactatctgattttgttttggtcaTCCCCCATTTTAGTATCGGTTGCCACATTCTGGGCATGCTACTTCTTTGAAGTTCCATTATCTGCTAGCAATGTGTTCACATTCCTAGCAAGTCTGCGCATTGTTCAGGAGCCTGTCAGGATGATCCCTGATGTTGCTGGAGTGTTCATTGAAGCAAAGGTCTCTTGGACGCGGATTGTGAAATTCCTTGAGGCACCAGAGTTGCAGAACAGAAATGAATGGCAAAAGTGTAAAGACAAAGATGTTGAGCAGTCCCTTTTAATCAAGGCCAGTGAAATATCATGGGAGACTAATTCAGCGAAGGCCACGCTGAGAAACATAGATTTGGTGGCTAAACCAGGAGAAAAGGTAGCTATTTGTGGAGAGGTTGGCTCTGGCAAATCAACTCTTTTAGCTGCAATTCTAGGAGAAGTTCCAAACATCAGGGGCACAGTAAGTAATGATTTCAATCCAATCCTCGGGCACTGGTTGTAACTAAACTTCAAATCGGTACATAGTAGACTCAAAAGTTTTTGCAAGAAATCTTTTGAAGAATTTAATACTTCATGTTTCTCCCCTTCTCTGGTTTTCCCTACCGCATTTTCTAGAACATGCAGTTCTCACCGGCTTATTTATATGCATCAACTACACAGTAGATAtcttagaaaacaaaaaccatgcTAAATCTTTTGTTCTAAATTTCCAGGTTTCTGTTTATGGAAAGATAGCATATGTTTCTCAAACAGCCTGGATCCAAACTGGATCTATTagagaaaatattctttttggGTCCCCCATGGATCCACATAGATATCAAGAAGTACTTAGACAGTGCTCCCTTATAAAGGACCTTGAGATGCTTCCAGTTGGGGATCTCACGGAAATAGGAGAAAGAGGAGTTACACTAAGTGGTGGTCAAAAGCAGAGGGTTCAACTTGCCCGTGCGCTCTATCAGGATGCAGATGTTTATCTCTTGGATGATCCGTTCAGTGCTGTTGATGCACATACAGCAACCAGTCTGTTTAAGGTAATGACATTTAATTTCCTTGCAATTTATGCAACTCCTAGTAATTTTTCTATGAGAAGGCTAACATGTCTTGTCATTAGGAATATGTCATGGAAGCTCTGTCAGGGAAGACAGTCCTGCTGGTGACCCACCAAGTCGACTTCCTTCCTGCATTTAATTCAATTCTGGTCTGTAGATCAGTGAACTACTGctgttttcttccttttccttttttgcatTGGCTtgttctattattattttttcctgtcGAGGCTACTTTCTCTGCTTATTGTTCTTGGCTATGATCCTGATCCTCAATACAAATCTTTGTGCAAGCAGTTTACATTTACTTCTGTTGGCAGTTTATAGCTGGAGGAGTTGTTCCAAGTGTTTCCACATATGATCAGTTGCTAGCTTCAAgtcaagaatttcaaaactttgTCAATGCACACAATGAGACTGTAGGTTCCCAGAGGCAAGCCAAGTCTGCTACTTCACAGCAGTCTAAAACCTCTAAAGGTGATGAAATTCAGAACAAGTACGAGGAAAAGTTAGTATCAGCTCTAGGAGATCAATTGATtaagcaagaagaaagagaaTCCGGAAACACGGGTCTAAAGCCTTACCTACAGTATCTGAGTCAGAGCAAGGGCTTTCTCTACTTCTTATTGGCAACTATATGCCATTTCATATTCATTGTTGGGCAGTTGATACAAAACTATTGGTTGGCCTCTGACATCCAAGATTCTAATGTAAGCACAGTGAAATTGATTGCAGTTTACTCAGGGATTGGAGCTATCCTGGTTTTGTTTTTACTTCTCAGAGCCCTCTCCGTCGTAGGTTTAGGTTTTGGGGCATCACTATCTATTTTTTCTACACTTCTGAGCTCTCTTTTCCGGGCACCAATGACTTTCTATGACTCCACGCCACTGGGAAGGATACTCAGCCGGGTAAGAGTTTCAAAAGTAACACATCCATGTTGTGCTTTAGAGAAACTTGCAAGGAACTTACATCAGTATTCAATTTTGTAGGTATCTTCTGATATGAGTGTGGTCGACATTGATTTGGCTTACAAATTAAGCATTGCCCTTGTTGCAACTATGACTGCATACTCCACCTATGTAATACTGGCCATTGTAACCTGGCCAGTCTTGTTTGTCATAATACCCATGGTTTATCTGACTATTCTATTACAGGTACTGCATACCAACACTAATCATATTGTTTGATTTCTGaatgaaatttgttttggttttctgcCTCTGATAAATATCCTGTTGAACTAACAAAAACTCATAAACGCACAAAGTTGGTACTCACCATCTGTCAGCATGTGATGTTAGTGCTGATGCTATGCCCTGCATCATTTGGAggtgtctttttcttttatttatccaGCCTTCTCAACAAAGTTTGGCCCTTGTTTTTGTCTAAACAAACAGAGATACTACCTTGTTTCTGCAAAAGAGTTGATGCGAACTGATGGCATAACCAAGTCTTTGCTTGCAAGTCACCTTGCCGAATCAATTGCCGGAGCCATGACAATCAGAGCTTTTGGGGAACAAGAacgattcttttcaaagaatctGGATCTTATAGACACAAACGCAAGTGCTAACTTTCATGGTTTCTCAGCCAACGAGTGGTTGATCCAACGGCTGGAAATCATATGCGCAATTGTTCTCTCATCCTTAGCACTTGCCATAAGTTTGCTTCATTTTGGAGCTTCTGCATCTGGTTAGTAGTATTTATCTTCAACCATCCTTAGTTTCATTCATCGCATtgcttcttctctctctctcaaccaaTAATACGTTTGTGCAGCTAGgattagtataaatacatatgATATAACTCTACTTTTGACAATTAGTGAAAATTCAACCTCCGTTCATGTGGATATAGGCATACTGCCAAACCAtattaaatctatatttttcttgctttctctcttttttttttttatgtacttttcatcataACTGCCGCACATAGCACAACATTTCCAAGATCTCAAACTTGCAGTGATTGAATCTTATCTGCTTACTGGTCTTTCTTGAACATGCACCATCTCTCATCCAAATTAAGCTCCTTGATTTGTATTTCCATGTGCGGCAACTCATTAGTGTCAAATCTGTTTGtcacatttttttatgtcaGGATTCATTGGAATGGCACTGTCATATGGTCTTTCTTTAAATGTACACGTTATTGCTTCTGTCCAAAGCTGGTATTTCATCCTTAAGATCtactttttggtaaaatatgaagaaaaacagagaaataataacaacacaaaaatttgcgtgaaaactttcaaaaacaagagaaaaaccaccaaacccagagaagaaaatacactatgtaaaaaattattacaatcacataatttttctccttaccccaaatgacacccacaaagcttccCCACTatcaaaactttaactctcacctctttccttttacaagaaaaggctaatagaagaattttcttagagtcacaagttactaattaaacttatgacttggtgtaattaactaagaggctaaATCTCCTCTTTATAGGCCATGGGGCCTCCTCCTTATTTTTCTCCCACTGATGTGGGATTCACACAAAGGAGcaaaacccaacaatctccaccttgcgactttggctgATCCCACAACCACGCTCCAccgcaatgaagatcttcataacttccgctatcatgctccaccataaaagcatacccactcagaataaaccaattctAAGCATTTTAATTTCGGTCCATGTCGAAAATAACCTtactgaaaaattatggtgcaacttccacgtttggctttcctggaagttcatcagccatcgacataaatttccaccacacacCCTACATTAATGCAAAACCAATACCTGTGTGCAAACTTGTAGACCtgctaacattaacacatccaAATTAAGCTCCTTTTAATAGACAtcgtcttccatggagagagacacaatattagtttcattaccagtatctccatttactgacttagagccacttgccgaacctgctcctgctcttggacaatttttcttgacgtcccagattgtccacacccccagcagactactttcatcttcatagagttcttcttcttctttccattaccagctactaccaatgctaagttcccaggtggaccatttcttccaccacatAGTCTTCTTTCTTCAGAAAAGAATTTACTGGtaacatttgaaaaaattattttctcattcccatgtatcaaaataggtttcatatgctcataggaaaatggaagagaccagatgagcctcaaggcttgatcctcatcatcaattttaactccaatagattATAGCcagagacaatgccattgagaacacttaaatgatctgaaatagtcgtaccttcactcatctgcagtgtatgaaactgctcCTTCAGGTACATCCGATTTGAGACGCATTTTGTCTGATACAACTCTTCGAGCTTTTCCCAGAGTTCATTTCCCGTAGATATTCCATGTACATTTAcaagaacattcttggccaaGCACAGACATatcgcacttgctgctctcaaatccagatcttcccaatcttcatcgctcattacagatctgctctttgtttcatcagtcacgctagtatcactgctgacttcagggGTTGGTCTGCCATTcaacgccttgtgtaatcctgattaaatcaaaacatcattgacttgaacttgccacaagccaaaattgattctcccatcaaatttctccacctcatatctgatagaatttgaagccttacttcctgacattgcttCAATGAATTTTACCGTAAAAATGAATggtactcactaagtaagttctcagaaaagattattctttcctagacAGAACTTCAAGATTTCCAGGAAAAATTGGAGTcacactggaccacttaaataccaatctcctagacagaacttccttagactgtacgtatccacactaccacaccaaaactccacccaccaaaaagaacctaGTGGCTTTGATACTACTTGTTAGGAATTTGTACCTCTCAAATTCACCCCtaggatccactttttggtgaaatatgaagaaaaacagagaaataataacaacacaagaatttacgtggaaactctaaaaaataggagaaaaaccaccagacccagagaagaaaatacactatgtgaaaaattattacaatcacacaatttttctcctcaccccaaatgacacccataAAGCTTCCCCACTAgaaaaactttaactctcacctctttcctttttacaagaaaatgcTAATAGAAGAATTTTCTTAAATgaattttcttagagtcacaagttactaattaaacttatgacttggtgtaattaactaagaagCTAAGCCTCCTCTTTATAGGCCATGGAGCCTCCTCCTTATTTTttctcccaccgatgtgggatTCACACAAATGAGCAAAACCCAACAAGTTTCATTCATCATATtgcttcttctctctctctctcaatcaatAATACCTTTGTGCGGCTAGGGttagtataaatacatatgATATAACTCTACTTTTGACAATTAGTGAAAATTCAACCTCCGTTCATGTGGATATAGGTATactgccgaaccacgttaaatctgtgtttttcttgctttctctctttttttttttatgtacttttcatcataACTGCCGCACATAACACAACATTTCCAAGATCTCAAACTTGCAGTGATTGAATCTTATCTGCTTACTGGTCTTTCTTGAACATGCACCATCT
It contains:
- the LOC121268885 gene encoding ABC transporter C family member 10-like; protein product: MDLWIAFCGNCSGEDNNTCNYDILSMLLPYTCINQFLVVSVDLLLLLSFLYVIISRSFSRNKIAPSNSKHFSPILICSAVYNGGLGLAYLGLGIWTIVDKLNAKKAILPLHGWLELLFQGFTWMLINCIVITEKPRLPHITTVKLCSIATFLFAGFLCFSSFWIAIVDKTASIKVVLDILSFPGATLLLLCSFQESKYVETDPDICHDALYKPLQGEEAIATTENSSNDNVTPFAKARFLSKMSFWWLNRLMKQGKNKILKEIDIPKLRQEDRAQTLYLMLEEQPSKQKHEGKNYSRSMVSEIFFCQRKAILISGLYALIKVLTVSSGPLFLKAFIDVAEGKTDFKYEGYVLAGVLFIAKCLESLSERQWFFQTRVIGLQVRSFLSAAIYQKQLRLSNAAKVAHSPGEIMNYVTVDAYRIGEFPYWFHQIWSTSLQLCLALVIVYYSVGLATVAALVVVILTVLATSPVAKLQHKYQTKLMVAQDKRLKSITEALANMKVLKLYAWEKHFNDVIQGLRKEELEWIFAVLLQKGYYLILFWSSPILVSVATFWACYFFEVPLSASNVFTFLASLRIVQEPVRMIPDVAGVFIEAKVSWTRIVKFLEAPELQNRNEWQKCKDKDVEQSLLIKASEISWETNSAKATLRNIDLVAKPGEKVAICGEVGSGKSTLLAAILGEVPNIRGTVSVYGKIAYVSQTAWIQTGSIRENILFGSPMDPHRYQEVLRQCSLIKDLEMLPVGDLTEIGERGVTLSGGQKQRVQLARALYQDADVYLLDDPFSAVDAHTATSLFKEYVMEALSGKTVLLVTHQVDFLPAFNSILFIAGGVVPSVSTYDQLLASSQEFQNFVNAHNETVGSQRQAKSATSQQSKTSKGDEIQNKYEEKLVSALGDQLIKQEERESGNTGLKPYLQYLSQSKGFLYFLLATICHFIFIVGQLIQNYWLASDIQDSNVSTVKLIAVYSGIGAILVLFLLLRALSVVGLGFGASLSIFSTLLSSLFRAPMTFYDSTPLGRILSRVSSDMSVVDIDLAYKLSIALVATMTAYSTYVILAIVTWPVLFVIIPMVYLTILLQRYYLVSAKELMRTDGITKSLLASHLAESIAGAMTIRAFGEQERFFSKNLDLIDTNASANFHGFSANEWLIQRLEIICAIVLSSLALAISLLHFGASASGFIGMALSYGLSLNVHVIASVQSWCLLENLIVSVERLEQYMHIPSEAAEVMEGRRPMHNWPVIGKLEIRDLKVRYRPNAPLVLRGISCTFEGGHKIGIVGRTGSGKTTLISALFRLVEPTEGRIIIDEIDIATIGLHDLRSRLGIIPQDPTLFAGSVRYNLDPLSAHTDQEIWEVLEKCQLREAIREKEEGLDSFVIQDGSNWSMGQRQLFCLGRALLKKSRILVLDEATASIDTATDSILQKTIRKEFAHCTVITVAHRIPTVMDCNMVLAIRDGKIVEYDDPLKLMNKEDSLFGQLVKEYWSHSANASMFSEDLQ